One segment of Desulfosudis oleivorans Hxd3 DNA contains the following:
- a CDS encoding undecaprenyl-diphosphate phosphatase, producing MEPIQGVVLGIIQGLTEFLPVSSSGHLVLVQHLFGITEPALFFDVSLHMGTLLAVLIVFRKDLGMMAVSVGRGIVAMFGGIAPRSDRDAEGLKLALLIVVGSVPTAILGLGLKQVDHLFFSLPLVGAMLLVTGTLLWLTRDRDTGGVGVSGFSKGRAFWIGMVQGLAVLPGISRSGATIAAGLFLGLDRATAARFSFLLCIPAIVGAELLSAVDLFSGHARLDLATVLGSLTAFVVGYGALKVLIRIVQQGRFYLFAPYCFILGGVTLWIGMR from the coding sequence ATGGAACCGATTCAGGGCGTTGTGCTGGGCATCATTCAGGGGCTGACCGAGTTTCTGCCGGTGTCCAGCTCCGGTCATCTGGTGCTGGTCCAGCACCTGTTCGGCATCACCGAACCGGCCCTCTTCTTTGACGTGAGCCTGCACATGGGCACCCTTCTGGCGGTGCTGATCGTCTTTCGCAAGGACCTCGGAATGATGGCGGTATCGGTGGGGCGGGGTATTGTCGCCATGTTCGGCGGCATTGCCCCCCGGTCCGACCGGGACGCCGAAGGGCTGAAACTGGCGCTGCTGATCGTTGTGGGGTCGGTGCCGACAGCCATTCTGGGGCTCGGGCTCAAACAGGTAGACCACCTGTTTTTCTCCCTGCCCCTGGTGGGGGCCATGCTTCTGGTCACCGGCACCCTGTTGTGGCTGACCCGGGATCGGGACACCGGAGGCGTCGGCGTGTCCGGGTTTTCAAAGGGCCGTGCCTTCTGGATCGGCATGGTCCAGGGGCTGGCCGTGCTGCCCGGCATCTCCAGGTCCGGGGCCACCATTGCCGCAGGGCTTTTTCTGGGGCTGGATCGGGCCACTGCGGCGCGGTTTTCTTTTCTGCTCTGCATTCCGGCCATTGTCGGCGCTGAACTGCTTTCCGCCGTAGACCTGTTTTCCGGGCATGCACGGCTGGATCTGGCCACGGTGCTGGGCTCCCTGACCGCGTTTGTCGTGGGCTATGGCGCATTGAAAGTGCTGATCCGGATTGTGCAGCAGGGCCGGTTCTATCTTTTTGCCCCGTACTGTTTCATTCTGGGTGGCGTGACGCTCTGGATCGGTATGAGGTAA
- a CDS encoding RidA family protein has translation MDYISTDAAPAAVGPYSQAVKSGNLLFCSGSIGLVPGAKMLAGTDTASQARQALENMGAVLKAAGLGPDQVVKTTIFLVDMADFALVNDIYAGFFGGHKPARSTVQVAGLPLGARVEIECMAVFS, from the coding sequence ATGGATTATATATCAACAGACGCGGCGCCGGCGGCAGTGGGCCCTTATTCGCAGGCGGTCAAAAGCGGAAACCTGCTTTTCTGTTCCGGTTCGATCGGGCTGGTGCCCGGCGCGAAAATGCTGGCGGGAACCGATACGGCAAGCCAGGCCCGGCAGGCCCTGGAAAACATGGGCGCCGTGCTGAAGGCCGCCGGCCTGGGACCGGATCAGGTGGTTAAAACAACGATCTTTCTTGTGGACATGGCTGATTTTGCCCTGGTCAATGACATTTATGCCGGTTTTTTCGGGGGCCACAAGCCGGCCCGTTCCACGGTCCAGGTGGCGGGCCTGCCCCTGGGGGCCCGTGTGGAGATTGAGTGTATGGCCGTCTTTTCATAA
- a CDS encoding epoxyqueuosine reductase QueH, translating to MKVLIHICCAPCSIYPVRVLREAGMEVMGFFYRYNIHPFTECLKRENALKDYTPSIDLPVIYQQGYDIEQFFRSAVYRESRRCLGCYHERLRTTARMAKKGKFDAFTSTLLYSKFQNHEAIREIGESEGKAAGVPFYYQDFRDGWKEGIAVSKELGMYRQQYCGCIYSEKERYYDKS from the coding sequence ATGAAGGTCCTGATTCACATCTGCTGCGCGCCCTGTTCCATCTATCCGGTACGGGTGCTGCGGGAAGCGGGCATGGAGGTAATGGGGTTTTTCTACCGGTATAACATTCACCCCTTTACCGAGTGTCTGAAACGGGAGAATGCCCTGAAAGACTATACCCCGTCCATTGACCTGCCCGTGATCTATCAGCAGGGCTACGACATCGAGCAGTTTTTTCGCAGCGCGGTTTACCGGGAGTCCCGGCGGTGCCTGGGCTGCTACCACGAACGGCTCAGGACCACGGCCCGCATGGCCAAAAAGGGAAAATTCGACGCGTTCACCTCAACGCTTCTTTACAGCAAGTTTCAGAACCACGAGGCCATTCGGGAGATCGGCGAATCCGAGGGCAAAGCCGCGGGCGTGCCGTTTTATTACCAGGATTTTCGTGACGGGTGGAAAGAGGGCATTGCCGTGTCAAAGGAGCTGGGCATGTACCGCCAGCAGTACTGCGGCTGCATCTACAGCGAAAAGGAGCGGTACTACGACAAGTCGTAA
- a CDS encoding B12-binding domain-containing radical SAM protein, with amino-acid sequence MKKLLLVLPRHEQGFWGHVSKSGKAGMVRLSLSTVAALTPDHWQVEILDSRVTPVNYDAPVDLVGITAFTAEIPSAYKIADGFRQKGTPVVMGGFHVSALPDEALEHADSVVVGEAEPVWKRVLADVEAGHLQPVYKAERVVDMNHMAVPCRHLLSRDMYSTGFYTIQATRGCPYNCEYCAVSAFFGRTYRTRPVDQVIEEIKGFDTKNFFFVDDNITGKVDYAKKLFRALTPLKRTWGGQTAITIAKDEELLSLYAKSGGQYAFIGFESLSEKNLARMNKSWNSPETYVKAIAKIHKKGINILGSFIFGLDDDDPGVFQRTVEFVRKSKIDAAQFHILTPFPGTRLFDKMAADGRITSRDWGRYHTSDVVFSPSAMSAEELQNGYWWAFRKSYSIANTLKRCLRSPRNIKSRVALNLGYRKKAMQMPNPDIHKIFQHS; translated from the coding sequence ATGAAAAAGCTGTTGCTGGTTCTGCCCCGCCATGAGCAGGGGTTCTGGGGCCATGTTTCCAAATCCGGCAAGGCGGGAATGGTCCGGTTGAGCCTGTCCACTGTGGCGGCCCTGACCCCGGACCACTGGCAGGTGGAGATTCTCGACTCACGGGTGACGCCGGTGAATTATGACGCACCGGTGGACCTGGTGGGGATCACCGCCTTTACCGCCGAGATTCCCAGCGCCTATAAAATCGCCGACGGCTTTCGGCAAAAGGGCACCCCCGTGGTCATGGGCGGGTTTCACGTGTCGGCCCTGCCGGACGAGGCCCTTGAACATGCCGACAGCGTGGTGGTGGGCGAGGCCGAGCCGGTGTGGAAGCGAGTGCTGGCCGATGTCGAAGCAGGGCACCTGCAACCGGTTTACAAGGCCGAACGGGTAGTTGACATGAACCACATGGCCGTTCCCTGCCGCCACCTGCTGAGCCGAGACATGTATTCCACCGGGTTTTACACCATTCAGGCGACCCGGGGGTGCCCCTACAACTGTGAGTACTGCGCGGTCTCCGCCTTTTTCGGGCGGACCTACCGGACCCGGCCCGTTGACCAGGTGATCGAAGAGATCAAAGGGTTTGACACGAAAAATTTCTTTTTCGTGGACGACAACATCACCGGCAAGGTCGATTATGCCAAAAAACTTTTTCGCGCGCTGACACCCTTAAAGCGTACCTGGGGGGGGCAGACCGCCATCACCATCGCCAAGGACGAGGAGCTGCTCTCCCTGTACGCGAAAAGCGGGGGGCAGTATGCGTTTATCGGGTTTGAATCGCTGTCTGAAAAAAATCTTGCCCGCATGAACAAGTCCTGGAATTCACCGGAGACCTATGTGAAGGCGATCGCCAAGATTCATAAAAAGGGCATCAACATTCTGGGCAGCTTTATCTTCGGCCTGGATGATGATGATCCGGGCGTGTTTCAGCGCACCGTGGAGTTTGTTCGCAAAAGCAAGATTGACGCGGCCCAGTTTCATATTCTGACCCCTTTTCCCGGCACGCGGCTTTTTGATAAGATGGCCGCGGACGGCCGTATCACCAGCCGGGACTGGGGCCGGTACCACACCAGCGATGTGGTGTTTTCCCCGTCCGCCATGAGCGCGGAGGAGCTTCAGAACGGTTACTGGTGGGCCTTTCGCAAAAGCTATTCCATCGCCAACACCTTAAAACGGTGCCTGCGAAGCCCGCGCAATATCAAGTCCCGGGTGGCCCTGAACCTGGGTTATCGGAAAAAAGCCATGCAGATGCCGAACCCGGATATCCATAAAATTTTTCAACATTCCTGA
- a CDS encoding YggS family pyridoxal phosphate-dependent enzyme, with product MKDKLEQIRERIQAATEACGRDPATVRLVAVSKTQPVSRIAEAIAAGATDLGENYIQEAKEKIESLAGHSVCWHFIGHLQSNKAKIAVSLFDWIHTVDSVKLAAEIDKHAAKLGKVQKILIQVNTGQERSKSGVAPEDMAGLVTEISRFAHVTVQGLMAIPPFYADPEAVRPHFKKLRMLRDAIEKQQIPNVVMEELSMGMSGDFDAAIAEGATMVRIGTAIFGARQ from the coding sequence GTGAAGGACAAGCTGGAACAGATAAGAGAACGGATTCAAGCCGCAACCGAGGCGTGCGGCCGGGATCCGGCAACCGTCCGGCTGGTGGCGGTAAGCAAGACCCAGCCGGTTTCCCGTATCGCGGAGGCCATTGCCGCCGGCGCCACCGACCTGGGTGAAAACTACATTCAGGAAGCCAAAGAGAAAATCGAATCCCTGGCCGGCCATTCGGTCTGCTGGCATTTTATCGGCCACCTTCAATCCAACAAGGCAAAAATCGCGGTGTCCCTGTTTGACTGGATTCATACCGTGGATTCGGTCAAGCTGGCCGCGGAGATCGACAAGCACGCGGCCAAACTGGGGAAAGTCCAGAAAATTCTCATCCAGGTCAACACCGGGCAGGAAAGGTCCAAATCGGGGGTGGCCCCCGAAGACATGGCCGGCCTGGTGACCGAGATCAGCCGGTTCGCGCACGTTACCGTTCAGGGTCTGATGGCCATCCCCCCGTTTTACGCCGATCCCGAGGCGGTGCGGCCCCATTTTAAAAAGCTGCGCATGCTGCGGGACGCGATTGAAAAACAGCAAATTCCCAATGTTGTCATGGAAGAACTCTCCATGGGCATGAGCGGCGATTTTGATGCGGCTATCGCGGAAGGGGCCACCATGGTCCGCATCGGCACGGCCATATTCGGAGCCCGGCAATGA
- a CDS encoding DUF456 domain-containing protein yields MASVTLIILGILLALAGIAGCLLPVVPGPVLSYLALILLSMAKEWQPFGLTFLVVMGVLAVLLSVVLDYVASIAGARRYGATKAGIWGSAGGMLIGLFIFPPFGIFLGAVAGAVIGEMVAGKTTSLALRAGWGVVVGNIVGMALKLAYCITVLFFYLKEMF; encoded by the coding sequence ATGGCATCCGTTACTTTGATCATTCTCGGTATTCTGCTGGCACTGGCCGGTATTGCCGGCTGCCTGCTGCCGGTGGTGCCCGGCCCGGTGTTAAGCTATCTGGCCCTGATCCTTCTCAGCATGGCAAAAGAGTGGCAGCCCTTTGGCCTTACCTTTCTGGTGGTCATGGGGGTGCTGGCGGTCCTGCTCTCCGTGGTGCTGGATTACGTGGCCTCCATTGCCGGGGCCCGGCGGTACGGGGCCACAAAGGCGGGGATATGGGGGTCTGCCGGCGGCATGCTGATCGGCCTTTTTATTTTTCCGCCCTTTGGTATTTTCCTGGGAGCCGTGGCAGGCGCGGTGATCGGCGAGATGGTGGCCGGCAAAACGACAAGCCTTGCCCTGCGTGCCGGGTGGGGCGTGGTGGTGGGCAACATCGTGGGCATGGCCCTCAAGCTGGCCTACTGCATCACGGTGCTTTTTTTCTATCTTAAAGAGATGTTCTGA
- a CDS encoding NAD(P)H-dependent flavin oxidoreductase has protein sequence MIQTAVTKMLGIAHPILGGTMMSITDARFTAAISNAGGLGILASAIYKTREDFAAAVDEVQQLTDKPFAVNINLFPAMTAIDNNIYLDVMIEKGVRVVETSGHSAPEDLCGRFKSAGMTWIHKCVGIRYAQKAETLGADIITVVGYENGGATGKLDIGTLVLVPSVVDAVKVPVIGGGGVSDGRGLLAVLALGAGAVIMGSRLLVTRECPIHENLKKALMNATELETRLIMRSIGATHRVWDNAAAQKCAKIEAEGGDFNEVISVVAGDKARHMYATGDLDAGVISCGQGIGLVHDIPTVADLFNRIVAQAEAAGKRIGLTG, from the coding sequence ATGATTCAGACCGCTGTTACAAAAATGCTGGGCATTGCCCACCCGATTCTCGGGGGCACCATGATGTCAATCACCGACGCCCGGTTTACCGCCGCCATTTCCAATGCCGGGGGACTGGGCATTCTGGCCTCGGCCATCTACAAGACGCGGGAAGATTTTGCCGCGGCCGTGGACGAGGTGCAGCAGCTCACGGACAAGCCCTTTGCCGTGAACATCAACCTGTTTCCGGCCATGACCGCCATTGACAACAACATCTACCTCGACGTGATGATTGAAAAGGGCGTCAGGGTCGTGGAGACCTCGGGTCACTCGGCCCCCGAGGATCTGTGCGGCCGGTTCAAGAGCGCGGGCATGACCTGGATACACAAGTGCGTGGGCATCCGGTACGCGCAGAAGGCGGAAACGCTGGGGGCCGACATTATCACCGTGGTGGGGTATGAAAACGGCGGCGCCACCGGCAAGCTGGACATCGGCACACTGGTGCTGGTGCCGTCGGTGGTGGACGCGGTCAAGGTGCCGGTGATCGGCGGGGGCGGCGTGTCCGACGGCCGGGGCCTGCTGGCTGTTCTGGCCCTGGGGGCCGGGGCCGTGATCATGGGCAGCCGCCTGCTGGTGACCCGGGAATGCCCCATTCACGAAAACCTGAAAAAGGCGTTAATGAACGCCACCGAGCTGGAGACCCGGCTGATCATGCGCTCCATCGGCGCCACCCACCGGGTGTGGGACAATGCCGCAGCCCAAAAATGCGCCAAAATAGAGGCTGAAGGCGGTGATTTCAACGAGGTGATCAGTGTGGTGGCCGGCGACAAGGCCCGGCACATGTATGCCACCGGAGACCTGGATGCCGGGGTGATCTCCTGCGGCCAGGGCATCGGCCTGGTGCATGATATTCCCACGGTGGCAGACCTTTTTAACCGGATTGTGGCCCAGGCAGAGGCGGCCGGAAAACGCATCGGACTTACGGGATAA
- a CDS encoding Maf family protein, with protein MTTLIQNGLLVLASASPRRKYLLEQAGLSFTVQESSVDEAAEPWTGNPEKYTTTLALAKANDVAVARPDSWVVGADTIVVMDGDLLGKPDSVADARRMLGRLSGATHRVYTGFAVVCRNRDHVYTEVVESQVTFKPLFNDEIEWYVSTREPYDKAGAYAIQGLGTFFIQSVNGSYTNVVGLPVCEVMTHLLAHKVVGLPRTGKLQST; from the coding sequence ATGACAACACTGATTCAAAACGGCTTGCTGGTGCTGGCATCCGCCTCGCCGCGGCGTAAATACCTTCTGGAACAGGCAGGACTCTCTTTTACCGTTCAGGAAAGCAGCGTGGACGAAGCGGCTGAACCCTGGACCGGGAACCCGGAAAAATACACCACCACCCTGGCCCTGGCCAAGGCCAATGACGTGGCTGTCGCGCGGCCGGACAGCTGGGTGGTGGGGGCCGACACCATCGTGGTGATGGACGGCGACCTTCTGGGAAAGCCGGACTCCGTGGCCGATGCCCGGCGCATGCTGGGCCGGCTTTCCGGCGCCACGCACCGGGTCTATACCGGGTTTGCCGTGGTGTGCCGGAACAGGGACCATGTTTATACCGAGGTGGTGGAAAGCCAGGTGACCTTTAAACCACTTTTCAATGACGAGATAGAGTGGTATGTTTCCACCCGTGAACCTTATGATAAGGCCGGTGCGTACGCCATTCAGGGACTTGGAACCTTTTTCATCCAATCCGTCAACGGCTCCTACACAAATGTTGTGGGGTTGCCTGTCTGTGAAGTGATGACCCATCTGCTGGCCCATAAGGTCGTCGGTCTTCCCCGTACCGGGAAGCTCCAATCTACATGA
- a CDS encoding phosphomannomutase/phosphoglucomutase, whose amino-acid sequence MDAKIFREYDIRGVAGTDLTEADVLLIGKAAGTYLRNHGKSFAAVGRDCRLTSPSYAEKIIEGLRSTGCDVLDLGICPTPVFYFAIHHFKTGGGVMITASHNPPEYNGFKLCIDLDSIHGKDILKLKKIIDSGDFVSGSGSLESADPVAPYRQYVESNISISRKLKVGVDAGNGTAGVVAVPVLKALGCEVHDIYCDMDGTFPNHEADPTVLKNMADLITMVREKKLDVGIGYDGDGDRIGVVDENGNIVYGDKLIILFAREILSRKPGAVFVSEVKCSKVMYDDIEKHGGRAIMWKTGHSLIKAKMKEEKAALAGEMSGHIFFADRYLGYDDAIYSSCRLLELIADAGNPISSLLSDIPKTFTTPEIRVECPDDKKFDLVKRVTEHFRKTHKVVDIDGVRVLFDDGWGLVRASNTQPALVMRFEAMSEDRLAEIQKLVEDAVDLFK is encoded by the coding sequence ATGGACGCAAAAATTTTCAGGGAATATGACATTCGCGGCGTAGCCGGCACTGATCTTACTGAAGCCGACGTGCTGCTGATCGGCAAGGCCGCCGGCACCTACCTGCGGAACCACGGCAAGTCTTTTGCCGCCGTGGGCCGGGACTGCCGCCTGACCTCACCCTCCTACGCGGAGAAAATCATTGAGGGACTTCGGTCCACCGGGTGCGATGTGCTGGATCTGGGCATTTGTCCCACACCGGTGTTCTATTTTGCCATTCACCATTTTAAAACCGGGGGCGGGGTCATGATAACGGCCAGCCACAACCCGCCCGAGTACAACGGGTTCAAGCTCTGCATCGATCTGGATTCCATTCACGGCAAGGACATTTTAAAACTCAAGAAGATCATTGACTCAGGGGATTTTGTCTCCGGGTCCGGTTCCCTGGAGTCCGCCGATCCGGTGGCGCCCTACCGTCAATACGTGGAGTCCAACATCTCTATTTCGCGGAAGCTCAAGGTGGGGGTGGACGCCGGCAACGGCACGGCCGGCGTGGTGGCGGTGCCGGTTCTCAAGGCCCTGGGCTGCGAGGTCCATGACATTTACTGCGATATGGACGGCACCTTTCCCAACCACGAGGCCGACCCCACGGTGCTCAAGAACATGGCTGATCTCATCACCATGGTGCGCGAGAAAAAACTGGACGTGGGCATCGGGTATGACGGCGACGGGGACAGAATCGGCGTGGTGGATGAAAACGGTAACATTGTATACGGCGACAAGCTGATCATTCTGTTTGCCCGGGAGATCCTCTCCCGCAAACCCGGCGCGGTCTTTGTGTCCGAGGTCAAGTGTTCCAAGGTGATGTACGACGACATTGAGAAGCACGGGGGCCGGGCCATCATGTGGAAAACCGGCCACTCCCTGATCAAGGCCAAGATGAAGGAAGAAAAAGCGGCCCTGGCCGGGGAGATGAGCGGCCATATCTTTTTTGCCGACCGGTACCTGGGCTATGACGACGCCATCTATTCCTCCTGTCGTCTGCTGGAGCTGATCGCCGACGCGGGCAACCCGATCTCCTCCCTGCTGTCCGACATTCCCAAAACATTTACCACCCCGGAAATCCGCGTGGAGTGCCCGGACGACAAGAAGTTTGACCTGGTAAAAAGGGTCACCGAGCATTTTCGAAAGACCCACAAGGTGGTGGACATCGACGGTGTGCGGGTGCTCTTTGACGACGGTTGGGGGCTGGTGCGGGCCTCCAACACCCAGCCGGCCCTGGTGATGCGATTTGAAGCCATGTCCGAAGACCGGTTGGCCGAGATTCAAAAACTGGTGGAAGACGCGGTGGATCTCTTTAAATAG
- a CDS encoding HAD family hydrolase, translating into MIQITIPGYKTLHLSHLVMDYNGTLACDGKLIDGVADLLHRLSKELSIHVLTADTFGLAKAQLEGLPLSLCILPEEKQDKGKLNHIQQLGADTVVAIGNGRNDKLMLEHAALGIALLQEEGACAETLTAAHMVCRTIIDALNLLTNPKRLIAGLRR; encoded by the coding sequence ATGATCCAAATCACCATTCCCGGATACAAAACCCTTCACCTGTCTCATCTTGTCATGGACTACAACGGCACTCTGGCCTGCGACGGAAAGCTGATTGATGGTGTGGCCGACCTCTTGCACCGGCTTTCAAAGGAGCTGTCGATTCATGTACTGACCGCCGACACCTTTGGCCTAGCCAAGGCCCAGTTGGAAGGGTTGCCGCTTTCCCTGTGCATACTGCCCGAGGAAAAGCAGGACAAGGGAAAGCTGAACCACATCCAGCAGCTCGGGGCCGACACCGTGGTGGCCATTGGCAACGGCCGTAACGACAAGCTCATGCTGGAGCACGCGGCCCTGGGTATTGCTCTGCTTCAGGAAGAAGGCGCCTGCGCTGAAACCCTGACCGCCGCCCACATGGTGTGCCGCACCATCATCGACGCCTTGAACCTGCTCACCAATCCCAAGAGGTTGATTGCCGGGTTGAGAAGGTGA